In a genomic window of Caloenas nicobarica isolate bCalNic1 chromosome 1, bCalNic1.hap1, whole genome shotgun sequence:
- the LOC136003206 gene encoding C-type lectin domain family 5 member A-like, with amino-acid sequence MSENLIYTDLNLPESTSSRLQAADVQGSIYAEVKMQSLDTNAAADYTSPDPSCHTDTVKFKDTRKGKSCFSRTHVAVLAAVITLLLVFAVCLILLYHPTASSPPDSKTFSTTYEEALGCPQGWEQKGEKCYLFFPTPKENDWNASRKECRDKESDLVIIENKEELDYLCSQSKGHYYLLGLTYSEREKKWKWINNMEHSTDTFTIEGDHTDYFCAVIGHGEVATAHCNGSSTTQNMCEKAANISR; translated from the exons atgTCAGAAAATCTCATTTACACCGACTTGAACTTGCCTGAATCAACCAGCTCCAGACTACAGGCTGCTGATGTCCAAG gTTCTATATATGCAGAAGTGAAAATGCAATCCCTAGACACAAATGCTGCAGCTGACTACACATCTCCTG atccTAGTTGTCACACAGACACCGTAAAGTTCAAAGATACCAGAAAGG GTAAAAGCTGTTTCTCCAGAACACATGTCGCTGTATTGGCTGCTGTGATAACCCTCCTACTGGTCTTCGCGGTGTGTCTCATACTCTTGT ACCATCCAACTGCAAGCAGCCCACCTGACTCGAAAACATTCTCCACCACCTATGAAGAAGCACTAG GTTGCCCCCAAGGATGGGaacaaaagggggaaaaatgttACTTGTTCTTTCCAACGCCAAAAGAAAATGACTGGAATGCCTCCCGTAAAGAATGCAGAGACAAGGAGTCAGACCTGGTGATCAttgaaaacaaggaagaactg gATTATCTTTGTTCACAATCAAAAGGTCATTACTACTTACTTGGTCTCACATACTCTGAGAGAGAGAAGAAGTGGAAGTGGATTAACAACATGGAACATTCCACTGACAC GTTTACTATAGAAGGAGATCACACTGACTATTTCTGCGCTGTCATTGGACATGGTGAAGTAGCAACTGCACATTGCAATGGATCCTCAACAACACAAAATATGTGTGAAAAAGCTGCAAATATTTCAAGATGA